One window of Acidobacteriota bacterium genomic DNA carries:
- a CDS encoding formylglycine-generating enzyme family protein: MKKPTKSEKPISSSPKISLYGIAALLGLIIFAAILIFKNRESSTANPNAKSQTQHHATPHQATPGDAAALMRVNDTPAPADVPEGMRWIPGGTFQMGCRDCDMPDAEPLHTVSVDGFWMDATPVTNGEFEKFVKATGYKTIAERRLHPEDYPGVDPKDLVPGSAVFTPPAQDVALDDFTRWWRYVPGASWQHPEGASSSINGREDHPVVHIAWDDAMAYAKWAGKRLPTEAEFEFAARGGLAGAPFAWGDELTPNGKWAANIWQGRFPANNTGEDGFIGTSPVRAFPPNGFGLYDVGGNVWQWCADWYRPDYFAELAAQGTAVNPQGPATSFDPQEPGAKKRVQKSGSFLCSDQYCSRFFVGSRGKGAVDSGSSNVGFRCAKSAKNR; encoded by the coding sequence ATGAAAAAGCCAACTAAAAGCGAAAAGCCTATTTCATCATCGCCTAAGATTTCGCTTTATGGCATCGCGGCGCTTCTGGGTTTAATCATCTTCGCCGCCATTTTAATTTTCAAAAACCGCGAATCATCAACCGCGAATCCAAATGCCAAATCACAAACTCAACATCACGCGACCCCACATCAGGCGACGCCGGGCGACGCTGCTGCATTGATGCGCGTCAATGATACGCCCGCGCCTGCCGATGTGCCTGAAGGCATGCGCTGGATTCCCGGCGGCACTTTTCAAATGGGCTGCAGGGATTGCGATATGCCCGACGCAGAGCCTTTGCACACCGTAAGCGTAGATGGTTTCTGGATGGACGCGACGCCGGTGACCAATGGCGAATTTGAAAAGTTCGTCAAAGCGACCGGTTACAAAACGATTGCCGAACGCCGCTTGCATCCCGAAGATTATCCCGGCGTTGACCCGAAAGACCTGGTGCCGGGTTCTGCGGTGTTTACGCCGCCCGCGCAAGATGTCGCGCTCGATGATTTCACACGCTGGTGGCGGTATGTGCCGGGGGCAAGCTGGCAACACCCGGAAGGCGCAAGTAGTTCAATCAACGGGCGCGAAGATCATCCGGTGGTGCATATCGCCTGGGATGACGCAATGGCTTATGCGAAATGGGCGGGAAAACGTTTGCCTACCGAAGCCGAGTTTGAATTCGCCGCCAGAGGCGGACTTGCCGGAGCGCCTTTCGCCTGGGGCGATGAACTCACGCCAAACGGCAAATGGGCTGCCAATATCTGGCAAGGTCGTTTCCCGGCAAACAACACCGGCGAAGATGGCTTCATCGGCACCTCGCCGGTCAGGGCTTTTCCGCCAAACGGTTTCGGCTTGTACGATGTCGGCGGCAACGTCTGGCAATGGTGCGCCGATTGGTATCGCCCGGATTATTTCGCTGAACTTGCCGCGCAAGGCACAGCGGTTAATCCGCAAGGACCCGCAACCAGTTTCGACCCCCAGGAACCTGGCGCGAAAAAGCGCGTGCAAAAGAGCGGTTCATTTCTGTGCAGCGACCAGTATTGTTCGCGTTTCTTTGTCGGCAGTCGCGGCAAAGGCGCGGTTGACAGCGGCAGTTCCAATGTCGGCTTCCGCTGCGCCAAATCTGCTAAAAACCGCTAG